From a single Coleofasciculus chthonoplastes PCC 7420 genomic region:
- a CDS encoding ATP-binding protein produces MSVAKLTTATNWYVVNSHRYLMSAIAQVRQALISRIDQRQGKETEMMAIAPPEEEEDAPPSALTQLCQIFGLSGFERDVLLLCAGMELDEEWGALCAEAQGEAQQTYPTFGLAWALSGEPNLAALRPDAPLRGWRLIEVGEGMSRLKCPLRIDERIFHYLLGDDYIDSRLRGIVQPLSVEAEDYAVLPPSHQQIVAQIAATWVESSRTTLPVIGLSGVDGLSKSAIAAAVCRQLNVNLHRFSVAALTSQGGSLSLVKQLCEREWFLSHAVLLVDGDEMEEGITAGLSEFIDTINLPLMVSSREPGRQRMRSRITWEVQPPTAEEQKAIWQAALGEKAVHLEAEIEALVSQFQLSVRDIYTVCIQAQRSLEEEIANKAAALVSPEPEPEPVEETKPKRKPRVTRKTNTETPPPKPVTLEVAKSPLWDICRIQARPQLEDLAVRIETTAEWEDLILPEREKGMLREMVVQVQQRGRVYETWGFAQKNQRGLGINALFSGMSGTGKTLAAEVLGNTLRLDVYRIDLSAVVSKYIGETEKNLRRIFDGAEGSGAILLFDEADALFGKRSEVKDSHDRHANIEVSYLLQRMETYRGLAILTTNIQTGLDQAFIRRIRFIIKFPYPAAKEREEIWRRVFPQQTPTEGLDFKKLGQLNMAGGNIKTIAMNAAFLAAGAGEAVQMKHIKQAAIQECLKVERPMGQGELQGW; encoded by the coding sequence ATGTCTGTAGCCAAGCTTACAACAGCCACAAATTGGTATGTCGTGAATAGCCATCGTTATCTGATGAGTGCGATCGCCCAGGTACGACAGGCGCTGATAAGTCGGATAGACCAGCGTCAGGGGAAGGAGACAGAGATGATGGCGATCGCGCCTCCAGAGGAGGAGGAAGATGCACCACCGTCAGCGTTGACACAACTCTGTCAAATCTTCGGGTTATCGGGGTTTGAGCGGGATGTGTTGCTCCTCTGTGCCGGGATGGAATTGGATGAGGAGTGGGGGGCGTTATGTGCTGAGGCACAGGGGGAGGCGCAGCAGACGTATCCCACATTTGGTTTAGCCTGGGCGCTTTCAGGGGAGCCGAATTTAGCCGCCTTACGTCCTGATGCGCCCTTGCGCGGGTGGCGGTTGATTGAGGTGGGAGAGGGGATGAGTCGGCTGAAGTGTCCCTTGCGGATCGATGAGCGGATTTTCCATTATCTGTTGGGGGATGATTATATTGATTCGCGATTGCGGGGAATCGTGCAGCCGTTATCGGTGGAGGCAGAGGATTATGCTGTATTACCGCCCTCTCATCAGCAGATAGTGGCGCAAATTGCGGCAACCTGGGTCGAGTCATCTCGGACAACGTTGCCCGTGATTGGGTTATCGGGAGTGGATGGATTGAGTAAAAGCGCGATCGCGGCGGCGGTTTGTCGTCAGTTGAATGTGAACCTGCATCGCTTCTCGGTAGCGGCGCTAACGTCTCAGGGTGGGAGTCTCAGTTTAGTCAAGCAGTTGTGTGAACGGGAATGGTTCTTGAGTCATGCCGTGCTATTGGTGGATGGGGATGAGATGGAGGAGGGGATAACGGCTGGGTTATCGGAATTCATCGATACGATTAATCTGCCCCTGATGGTGAGTAGTCGGGAACCAGGGCGACAACGAATGCGATCGCGCATTACCTGGGAAGTGCAGCCCCCCACCGCCGAGGAACAGAAGGCAATTTGGCAAGCCGCTTTAGGGGAGAAAGCCGTGCATCTGGAGGCGGAGATTGAAGCCTTGGTGTCTCAGTTTCAACTGAGTGTCCGGGATATTTATACCGTATGTATCCAGGCGCAAAGGAGTTTGGAGGAAGAGATTGCCAACAAAGCAGCCGCCCTTGTCTCTCCTGAACCTGAACCTGAACCCGTCGAGGAAACCAAACCCAAGCGCAAACCCCGCGTCACTCGCAAAACCAATACCGAAACCCCACCCCCGAAACCTGTCACCTTAGAGGTGGCAAAAAGTCCCCTCTGGGATATTTGTCGCATCCAAGCCCGTCCCCAGTTAGAGGACTTGGCAGTACGGATTGAGACAACCGCCGAATGGGAGGATTTAATTTTACCGGAGAGAGAGAAGGGGATGCTGCGAGAGATGGTAGTACAGGTACAGCAACGGGGAAGGGTGTATGAAACCTGGGGATTTGCCCAGAAGAATCAGCGAGGATTGGGAATAAATGCCCTGTTTTCTGGGATGTCGGGAACCGGGAAAACCCTGGCGGCGGAGGTATTGGGGAATACCTTACGCTTGGATGTCTATCGCATTGATTTGAGTGCGGTGGTGAGTAAATATATTGGCGAGACGGAGAAGAATCTGCGGCGCATCTTTGATGGGGCGGAAGGAAGTGGGGCGATTTTGCTGTTTGATGAGGCGGATGCGCTGTTTGGTAAACGATCAGAGGTGAAGGATTCCCATGACCGTCATGCCAATATTGAGGTAAGTTATTTGTTGCAACGGATGGAGACGTATCGGGGGTTGGCGATTTTGACGACGAATATTCAGACGGGGTTGGATCAGGCGTTTATTCGCCGGATTCGGTTTATTATTAAGTTTCCCTATCCGGCTGCTAAAGAACGAGAGGAAATCTGGCGGCGGGTGTTTCCCCAACAGACACCGACAGAGGGGTTGGATTTTAAGAAGTTGGGACAGTTGAATATGGCAGGGGGAAATATTAAGACGATTGCGATGAATGCGGCGTTTTTAGCAGCGGGTGCTGGGGAAGCGGTGCAGATGAAGCATATTAAGCAGGCGGCGATTCAGGAATGTCTGAAGGTGGAACGTCCGATGGGTCAAGGGGAATTGCAAGGCTGGTAA
- a CDS encoding serine/threonine-protein kinase, whose protein sequence is MTKDPNHGRILANRYQLVGLIGQGAMGQVYKAKDMLLGGVIVAVKFISQTLLNQKMRDRFEREATICALLGEKSNHIVRVRDYGVDENDISFYVMEFLEGNSLSEIIREQSLPLPRFLNISRQISLGLQCAHKGIVIEGEQSPIIHRDIKPSNILVVQDASFGELVKILDFGIAKLIQSNSEQTHSFMGTSQELLATLWVMLTKDDIENRRISTRYNQFLFLMSPHPMVLWITALHNRQHGARWLTCYLDLKTAMGQKVIRILGESGNYRILFFALTEPQRCANVMTATIASTQRKLLLDWANASHAAMPSTQPQLSKRILKQELEKLKPKIVMKLEAVHTDYPTDISG, encoded by the coding sequence ATGACAAAAGACCCTAATCATGGTCGCATACTCGCCAACCGCTATCAACTCGTTGGGTTGATCGGTCAGGGCGCTATGGGTCAAGTTTATAAAGCTAAAGATATGTTACTTGGCGGCGTGATTGTCGCTGTCAAATTCATATCCCAAACCTTGCTCAACCAAAAAATGCGCGATCGCTTTGAGCGAGAAGCAACAATCTGTGCGCTACTTGGGGAAAAAAGTAATCATATCGTGCGCGTCCGGGACTATGGCGTGGATGAGAATGATATTTCGTTTTACGTCATGGAGTTCCTCGAAGGCAATAGCTTAAGTGAAATCATTCGCGAGCAATCCCTCCCCTTACCTCGCTTTCTCAATATTAGCCGTCAGATTAGTTTAGGGCTGCAATGCGCTCATAAGGGAATCGTGATCGAAGGGGAACAAAGCCCAATTATCCACCGAGATATTAAACCCAGTAATATTCTCGTGGTACAAGACGCCTCCTTCGGGGAACTGGTTAAAATTCTTGACTTTGGCATTGCCAAGCTGATCCAATCCAACAGCGAGCAAACCCACTCGTTTATGGGTACCAGTCAGGAACTATTAGCCACCCTTTGGGTGATGCTGACCAAGGACGATATTGAAAACCGCCGAATTAGCACCCGCTATAACCAATTCCTATTTCTGATGTCTCCCCATCCCATGGTGTTATGGATTACAGCCCTACACAATCGGCAACATGGCGCTCGTTGGCTAACCTGTTATTTGGATCTGAAAACAGCCATGGGTCAAAAAGTGATCCGAATTTTAGGAGAATCAGGAAACTATCGGATTTTATTCTTTGCCCTGACTGAACCCCAACGCTGCGCCAACGTGATGACCGCCACCATTGCCTCAACTCAGCGAAAACTACTCCTGGATTGGGCAAATGCCAGCCATGCAGCTATGCCCAGCACTCAGCCTCAGCTCAGTAAAAGAATTCTCAAGCAAGAGCTGGAGAAACTTAAGCCGAAAATTGTGATGAAGCTAGAAGCAGTTCACACGGATTATCCTACCGACATTTCTGGATAG
- a CDS encoding phage tail protein: protein MTQARDTLPLRLQLTSMQLPEVTPQPIAGSSESAAPLLNQASRDTERRGCYLTLYPGEPSELLLELENLSNQTLHLDIQIQGDFPSQWYRLGIEGRELLAGGRMEAVIRFYMPADFFESNQDWDAKPSHRLDYRGQIYVYSSQSGTGSKYVESASFNLYVRPRSLYLNFVPEIYQEVDFIGRFLKIFEQAFEPTLQSLEALWAYLDPLMTPETLLPFLAHWVGWQLNPALSLQRQRYLIRQAMEIYRWRGTRRGLRFYLHLFTDLPLDDHLPEHQKHICIQEVFGQGFMMGNTRLNQDSLIGGGQPYHFIVRLRPEPPTKIDELLVHQIIRQEKPAFCTYELYIE from the coding sequence ATGACACAAGCTCGCGATACACTACCCTTACGCCTACAACTAACCTCCATGCAGTTGCCAGAGGTTACCCCTCAGCCGATTGCGGGGTCAAGCGAGTCAGCCGCACCTTTACTCAACCAAGCCTCGCGGGATACAGAACGTCGTGGTTGCTACCTCACTCTCTATCCAGGAGAACCGAGTGAACTGCTGCTGGAACTGGAAAACCTCAGCAACCAAACCTTACACTTAGATATTCAAATCCAGGGAGATTTTCCCTCCCAATGGTATCGTTTGGGTATAGAAGGGCGAGAACTTCTTGCTGGTGGGCGCATGGAAGCGGTGATTCGCTTTTATATGCCAGCCGATTTCTTTGAGTCTAATCAGGATTGGGACGCTAAACCCTCTCACCGTCTCGATTATCGCGGTCAGATTTATGTCTATTCCAGCCAATCGGGAACGGGGAGCAAATATGTTGAATCGGCGAGCTTTAATCTCTATGTTCGCCCTCGTAGCTTATATCTAAACTTTGTACCCGAAATTTATCAAGAAGTCGATTTTATCGGTCGCTTTCTGAAAATTTTCGAGCAAGCCTTTGAACCTACCTTACAATCCCTGGAGGCTTTATGGGCGTATCTCGACCCCTTAATGACACCAGAAACCCTTCTACCCTTTCTGGCACATTGGGTAGGTTGGCAACTCAACCCCGCTTTAAGCCTACAGCGACAGCGCTATCTGATTCGTCAGGCGATGGAGATTTATCGCTGGCGAGGGACGCGCCGGGGATTACGATTTTACCTGCATCTATTTACGGACTTACCCTTGGATGACCATCTTCCTGAACATCAAAAGCATATTTGTATTCAAGAAGTGTTTGGTCAAGGATTTATGATGGGGAACACCCGCCTAAATCAAGACTCCCTGATTGGTGGCGGACAACCGTATCATTTCATTGTCCGACTGCGCCCTGAACCCCCAACTAAAATTGACGAATTATTAGTGCATCAAATTATCCGCCAAGAAAAACCCGCTTTTTGTACTTATGAACTCTATATTGAATGA
- a CDS encoding anhydro-N-acetylmuramic acid kinase encodes MTRVVGLISGTSVDGIDAAFVEIAGSESDLTVELLAGATYPYPEKLRSQILNLCAGGSISMAEFALLDDAIARQFAQAAQAIQKHHPPAATLIGSHGQTVYHRPPAPRPPAPLHLDAPWHVSTNTPLGYSLQLGRGEVIAHATGIKTVSNFRVADITVGGQGAPLVSKIDACLLSSPTQHRCIQNIGGIGNVTYLPPCQGNWLDLVSGWDTGPGNTLLDLAVQHFTQGSQSYDQDGNWARQGTVCQPLLNQWLSHDFFQQPPPKSTGRELFGWDYLHQCIAKSQAYSLSPADLLATLTELTVASIEDSYRHFLPKMPDQIFLCGGGSRNLYLKERLQSRLQSVDIQKTDQAGVSGDFKEAIAFAVLAYWRDLGICGNLPPVTGAKQAVLLGNIAPC; translated from the coding sequence ATGACTCGCGTCGTTGGATTAATCAGTGGTACATCAGTTGATGGAATTGATGCAGCTTTCGTGGAGATTGCTGGTTCCGAATCCGATTTAACAGTGGAGTTATTGGCGGGAGCGACGTATCCCTACCCCGAAAAACTGCGATCGCAAATCCTTAATCTCTGTGCTGGTGGTTCTATATCGATGGCAGAATTCGCTTTATTAGATGATGCGATCGCGCGACAATTTGCTCAAGCCGCCCAAGCCATCCAAAAACACCACCCACCCGCCGCTACGCTGATCGGTTCCCACGGTCAAACCGTTTACCATCGTCCCCCTGCTCCTCGTCCACCTGCTCCCCTGCACCTAGACGCGCCATGGCACGTCTCTACAAACACCCCTTTAGGCTATAGTCTTCAATTAGGACGGGGAGAGGTTATTGCTCACGCCACAGGGATTAAAACGGTCAGTAATTTCCGTGTCGCTGATATTACGGTTGGGGGTCAAGGAGCGCCCTTAGTCTCCAAAATTGATGCTTGTTTGCTCTCCTCCCCGACTCAGCACCGATGTATCCAAAATATCGGCGGAATTGGTAATGTTACTTACCTCCCTCCCTGTCAAGGAAATTGGTTAGATTTGGTCAGTGGTTGGGATACAGGACCAGGAAATACGCTGTTGGATTTAGCGGTACAGCATTTTACCCAGGGGAGTCAATCTTATGACCAAGACGGAAACTGGGCACGACAGGGGACGGTTTGTCAACCCCTGCTCAACCAATGGTTAAGCCACGACTTTTTCCAGCAACCCCCGCCTAAATCCACAGGGCGAGAATTATTCGGCTGGGATTATTTACACCAATGTATTGCCAAGAGTCAAGCCTATTCTCTGAGTCCGGCTGATCTATTGGCAACCCTAACCGAACTCACCGTCGCCTCTATAGAGGACAGCTATCGTCACTTTTTACCAAAGATGCCTGATCAGATATTCCTGTGTGGTGGGGGTAGTCGCAATCTCTACCTAAAAGAGCGCTTACAAAGTCGGTTACAGTCGGTGGATATACAAAAAACGGATCAGGCTGGGGTGAGTGGTGATTTCAAAGAAGCGATCGCCTTTGCCGTTTTAGCCTATTGGCGAGACTTGGGCATTTGCGGGAATCTCCCACCCGTTACGGGCGCGAAGCAAGCGGTACTTTTGGGTAATATTGCGCCATGCTAA
- a CDS encoding surface-adhesin E family protein, which translates to MRLRRLILASITTFFTTLPAAADQWVFVARDHNDIDYYVDPEFVERRHNTVWFWQMSVFPEPDEQGLLARKTYSAMICPLRAWRPVAIARFNVQGELITRTQLSNDEPLQFFTSGSVGEAIWKLVCQTEDFS; encoded by the coding sequence ATGAGGCTCAGACGTCTAATTCTAGCTAGCATCACCACCTTCTTCACCACTTTACCTGCGGCGGCTGATCAGTGGGTATTTGTTGCCCGTGATCACAATGATATTGACTACTACGTTGACCCAGAATTTGTCGAACGTCGCCATAATACGGTCTGGTTCTGGCAGATGTCTGTCTTTCCAGAACCGGATGAACAAGGACTATTAGCGCGAAAGACTTACAGTGCGATGATTTGTCCACTGCGGGCTTGGCGTCCTGTCGCGATCGCTCGCTTCAATGTTCAAGGTGAATTGATCACTCGTACCCAGTTGAGTAACGATGAACCGTTACAATTTTTTACCTCCGGTAGCGTTGGTGAGGCGATATGGAAATTAGTTTGCCAAACGGAAGATTTTTCCTGA
- a CDS encoding DUF4159 domain-containing protein, translated as MTNHFPPPSLQQFERLHVTDGLLIDAQRWQLAHHYHRQYHSTFYQSLHQPGIVFGLGVHVVPAPADVVAKYRDERWVEIQPGLAIDLFGNFIVVPEPMSYRISSEATSEEPLMVYLVVKFRDPAELRTRRVTDRIVETFRIDEKANPPTEGDVELCRILLKTGLVKLEAPVNSFSPSYNQLDLRYRLQPQARPLAIVHVAMYKGLAVDNSEQDGILSNLSYLLQSTPGLYPALQGSDEIGQFSLQSAELQAILEYDLFFMTDRQVQVLGDSEFEVLRKYLQAGGTVLVEASAGLKHWLQGNAIKDLSNVYQELEQSLTQLDNNPTIDTDTRLQQCRQDIVSEREMIATELARRKNSIAGRFQEFAQSLGIRLTPLEKLDRHDLLRTQPFLFATTPRINRKPIQLLSGGGIIVAIGNLSEAWGINEKRLIPREVMRTAQELGINILHLAWRRRQLTRGQQPPPTVMASSPSHPSNPSNPSAPSRRDELFDRLM; from the coding sequence ATGACTAACCATTTCCCTCCCCCATCTCTCCAACAATTTGAACGTCTCCATGTCACAGACGGCTTACTAATTGATGCCCAACGTTGGCAGTTAGCTCACCACTATCACCGCCAGTATCATAGTACCTTTTACCAATCTCTACATCAGCCCGGAATAGTCTTCGGATTGGGGGTACATGTTGTTCCCGCCCCCGCTGATGTTGTGGCGAAATACCGAGATGAACGTTGGGTCGAAATTCAACCGGGACTTGCTATTGATTTATTTGGCAATTTTATCGTAGTGCCAGAACCCATGTCCTATCGGATTTCTTCAGAAGCGACTTCAGAAGAACCCTTGATGGTGTATTTGGTAGTTAAATTTAGAGATCCCGCCGAATTACGCACCCGTAGAGTTACCGATCGCATCGTCGAAACATTTCGGATTGATGAAAAGGCAAATCCACCCACAGAAGGGGATGTTGAACTCTGTCGGATTCTTCTCAAAACAGGACTCGTTAAACTGGAAGCGCCCGTCAATAGTTTCTCCCCTAGCTATAACCAGTTGGACTTGCGCTACCGTCTTCAACCCCAAGCTCGACCTCTGGCTATCGTTCACGTTGCTATGTACAAAGGGTTAGCTGTGGATAACTCTGAACAAGATGGTATTTTATCGAATCTTTCCTATCTTCTCCAATCAACCCCTGGACTTTATCCAGCCTTGCAGGGGAGTGATGAAATCGGACAATTTAGTTTACAATCAGCAGAACTACAAGCTATCTTAGAGTATGATTTATTTTTCATGACAGATCGCCAAGTTCAGGTATTAGGAGACTCTGAATTTGAGGTGCTGCGAAAGTATTTACAGGCAGGAGGTACAGTTTTAGTCGAAGCGTCGGCAGGATTAAAACATTGGCTGCAAGGCAATGCGATTAAAGACCTGAGCAACGTTTACCAAGAACTCGAACAGTCATTAACTCAACTTGATAATAATCCCACTATTGATACAGATACCAGATTACAGCAATGCCGACAAGATATTGTCAGTGAACGAGAGATGATTGCTACAGAGTTAGCCAGACGCAAGAATTCAATTGCAGGTCGATTCCAAGAATTTGCCCAAAGTCTAGGCATCCGATTAACGCCACTGGAAAAATTAGACCGTCACGACTTACTGCGGACTCAACCCTTTCTTTTTGCCACGACACCTCGTATCAATAGAAAACCGATTCAACTCTTAAGTGGTGGGGGGATTATTGTCGCGATCGGTAACTTATCGGAGGCTTGGGGAATTAATGAAAAACGACTGATTCCCCGTGAAGTAATGCGTACAGCCCAGGAATTAGGGATTAACATTTTGCATTTAGCTTGGCGTCGCCGACAACTAACCCGTGGACAGCAGCCACCACCAACGGTGATGGCGTCATCCCCTTCCCACCCCTCCAATCCATCAAACCCGTCAGCACCATCGCGTCGAGATGAGCTATTTGATAGGTTAATGTAG
- a CDS encoding papain fold toxin domain-containing protein, which produces MPQEELRQQITKIANRFMIFQCQQCAEAIKQFLTELRIPAKQIKLYTGSAEDPYGNIYHEILQQTIATNGQHQGIAVKIGEEKLIFDNIHHQGISRKAWLNNLYCPIKDFGGNFQITETDF; this is translated from the coding sequence TTGCCTCAAGAAGAACTTCGTCAACAAATCACCAAAATTGCAAATCGCTTCATGATATTTCAATGCCAACAGTGCGCTGAGGCAATCAAGCAATTTCTCACCGAACTAAGAATTCCTGCCAAACAGATTAAATTATATACAGGGAGTGCAGAAGATCCTTACGGGAATATCTATCATGAAATCCTCCAACAGACTATTGCCACCAATGGTCAACATCAAGGAATTGCCGTGAAAATAGGGGAAGAAAAACTTATCTTTGATAATATTCATCACCAGGGCATTTCCCGAAAAGCTTGGCTGAATAACCTCTACTGTCCCATCAAAGACTTTGGCGGCAATTTCCAAATTACAGAGACTGACTTTTAA
- a CDS encoding PIN domain-containing protein, with protein sequence MTFLCDTNIISELARPRPNPGVLAWSTQISSISLSVITLEEIAYGLTSNPNSRIQSWFDQFLRTHCQILPITAEIAQHCGELRGQLRTQGKPRTKRGYANRCYRRSPSTYPSHTKHP encoded by the coding sequence GTGACATTTCTTTGTGATACTAATATTATCAGTGAACTCGCCCGCCCCCGACCGAATCCAGGGGTGTTAGCATGGAGTACTCAAATTTCATCAATTTCCTTAAGTGTGATTACCCTAGAAGAAATCGCTTACGGGTTAACCTCAAATCCCAATTCCAGAATCCAAAGCTGGTTTGACCAATTCTTGAGAACCCATTGCCAAATCCTACCGATTACGGCTGAAATCGCCCAACATTGTGGTGAATTGCGGGGTCAATTAAGAACACAAGGGAAACCTCGTACTAAGCGAGGATATGCTAATCGCTGCTACCGCCGATCTCCATCAACTTACCCTAGTCACACGAAACATCCGTGA
- a CDS encoding GxxExxY protein, which produces MGYLYEEKTYQIIGAAQEVHRELGAGFLEVVYQDSLEIEFQRQQIPNHRECPLPIFYKGVRLNRTYNADFLCFDQIIVETKAVRMLVKEFEAQTLNYLKATKLRLGLLINFGEPSLKVKRIIN; this is translated from the coding sequence ATGGGTTATTTGTATGAGGAGAAAACCTATCAAATTATTGGTGCGGCACAGGAGGTGCATCGGGAGTTAGGGGCGGGGTTTTTGGAGGTGGTGTATCAGGATTCGTTGGAGATTGAGTTTCAACGGCAGCAGATTCCTAATCATCGGGAATGTCCCTTACCGATTTTTTATAAGGGGGTGCGGTTAAATCGAACCTACAATGCGGATTTTTTATGCTTTGACCAGATCATCGTGGAGACCAAGGCGGTAAGGATGTTAGTTAAGGAATTTGAAGCCCAAACCCTGAATTACCTCAAAGCCACGAAACTGCGCCTGGGTTTACTGATTAACTTTGGTGAACCGAGTCTCAAAGTTAAACGCATTATCAATTAG
- a CDS encoding WD40 repeat domain-containing protein — translation MVDNLIDTTVAPKQLRFKPGGLPASFEVKVVNDSDRFASFQVEVTAAGVDADRLPDWYKISPEVSTKKPPGDVTHFQVAIVDNPVPGFVGLMNLTVRVFSMELPDEDREVLRLILEQGTGSIPLKLDLPVREFQEYPANEDEIPVRVYNPSQLETHVTLKLSGLDPTWIVDGTERQLYLPPNGQVTETFICQIPDIPQAPSRIYPFAIAATHRHGSPTQVEGTLEVLPMGLVEFSATPKQQQIPAQRTWIPNWRNSPVPYTLEFENHSNLQQQVTVTIQGEDKEDCTLELPDKPAELNPGQTAQAPLRVQARRHLWGRKKELSLEAMATLSDQRLGNTNPTSQFLKLDVYPIIPTWLLLGGGLLLLYFIWWLSWLNPDNKFFGHHDAVNSVQFNGMSQNVVSGSNDQSLIKWRVDGFFNYFANPEVEKIAKTGKAVRVIRYKPVDNNVVAAGLENGEIQLLNLLAETPKLMMSFSQEKDDRVLALEFTDDSRYLFSGHGSGLILGWDIQQSLADTITGGNSSQEPLLRGQSDFAVYALKFVGLGNQNLAVAGRFNQLVIWNLSQSENVTVPVQYRQDGQYRPGGQDDYIFSIDVANMKPYLMATADNQGYITLWNMESCLVEGQASCEIIDQWQNGHGSLPVRSVALSNGGCYLASGGDDGRTMLWPLTTQGKRAEQYLEGIEVDKSFDNRKFNSVDINVLNRHILIASGSDDTQVRVEDKKRLQELGCDRDE, via the coding sequence ATGGTAGATAATTTAATTGATACAACGGTTGCCCCAAAACAACTTCGATTTAAGCCTGGAGGTCTACCCGCTTCATTTGAAGTTAAGGTCGTTAATGATAGCGATCGCTTTGCCAGTTTCCAGGTGGAAGTGACGGCGGCTGGAGTTGATGCTGATCGGCTTCCAGATTGGTACAAGATCTCCCCAGAAGTGAGTACCAAAAAGCCTCCAGGTGACGTTACCCATTTTCAGGTGGCGATTGTCGATAATCCTGTACCCGGGTTTGTCGGATTGATGAACCTAACCGTGCGTGTCTTCTCCATGGAACTCCCGGATGAAGACCGAGAAGTGCTGCGGTTGATTCTAGAACAGGGTACGGGTTCAATTCCGTTAAAATTGGATTTGCCTGTGCGGGAGTTTCAAGAATATCCGGCAAATGAAGATGAAATTCCAGTACGAGTTTATAATCCCAGTCAACTGGAAACCCATGTTACGTTGAAACTTTCGGGCTTAGATCCAACCTGGATTGTTGATGGAACTGAACGCCAGTTATATCTACCTCCAAACGGACAAGTCACTGAAACATTTATTTGCCAAATTCCTGACATTCCCCAAGCCCCCAGCCGGATTTATCCCTTTGCGATCGCGGCGACTCATCGCCATGGTTCTCCCACCCAAGTGGAAGGTACGCTAGAAGTTTTACCTATGGGGTTGGTGGAGTTTAGCGCCACTCCCAAACAGCAGCAAATTCCCGCCCAACGCACTTGGATACCCAACTGGCGGAATTCCCCGGTTCCCTACACCTTGGAATTTGAGAATCATAGCAATCTTCAGCAACAGGTTACTGTTACTATTCAGGGTGAAGACAAAGAGGACTGTACTTTAGAATTACCGGATAAACCCGCTGAATTGAATCCGGGTCAAACGGCTCAAGCGCCGCTTAGAGTTCAAGCCAGACGCCATTTATGGGGTCGAAAAAAGGAACTTTCTTTAGAAGCCATGGCGACATTATCGGATCAGCGTTTAGGAAATACTAATCCCACGAGTCAATTTTTGAAACTGGATGTTTATCCGATTATTCCAACTTGGTTACTCCTAGGTGGTGGACTCCTGCTTTTATATTTTATCTGGTGGCTATCTTGGCTCAATCCCGATAATAAGTTTTTTGGACACCACGATGCTGTCAATTCTGTGCAATTTAATGGCATGAGCCAGAATGTGGTCAGTGGGTCTAATGATCAATCCTTAATTAAATGGCGAGTTGATGGCTTTTTTAATTACTTTGCGAATCCAGAAGTCGAGAAAATTGCCAAGACAGGGAAAGCCGTGCGGGTGATTCGTTATAAACCAGTCGATAATAACGTGGTGGCTGCTGGGTTAGAAAATGGTGAGATTCAACTGTTAAATTTATTGGCAGAAACGCCCAAATTAATGATGTCTTTTTCCCAAGAAAAGGATGATCGAGTTTTGGCGTTAGAGTTTACAGATGATTCACGGTATCTTTTTAGTGGTCACGGCAGTGGCTTGATCTTAGGGTGGGATATTCAACAAAGTTTAGCGGATACGATAACTGGCGGAAATAGCAGTCAGGAACCTCTGTTGAGGGGACAATCTGATTTTGCGGTTTATGCCCTAAAATTTGTGGGACTCGGCAATCAAAATTTAGCTGTTGCTGGACGGTTTAACCAATTGGTTATTTGGAATTTGTCCCAATCAGAGAATGTGACCGTTCCCGTGCAGTATCGTCAAGATGGTCAGTATCGTCCAGGAGGTCAAGATGACTATATTTTCAGTATCGATGTTGCGAATATGAAACCCTATCTCATGGCAACGGCTGACAATCAGGGTTATATTACCTTGTGGAATATGGAATCCTGCTTGGTAGAGGGTCAAGCGTCTTGTGAAATTATTGACCAATGGCAAAATGGTCATGGTAGTCTACCTGTACGATCTGTGGCTTTGAGTAACGGGGGTTGTTACTTAGCCAGTGGCGGTGATGATGGACGAACGATGCTTTGGCCCCTCACGACTCAGGGGAAACGAGCAGAACAATATTTAGAGGGTATCGAAGTGGATAAGTCATTTGACAACAGAAAATTCAATAGTGTTGATATCAATGTTTTAAACAGACATATCCTAATCGCCAGTGGTAGTGATGATACCCAGGTACGGGTAGAAGACAAGAAACGACTGCAAGAGTTAGGGTGCGATCGCGATGAGTGA